Genomic segment of Candidatus Omnitrophota bacterium:
AAGGAAGCACGCTGCCAATCGTCCTAAGCCGCCGTTGCCGAGGCCGGCGTCCGATTCGCATTCCCGCAGCTCCTCCAGATCGAGGCCCATATCATTCATCGCCCGCTCGGTCTGATCGAACAGGCCAAGGTTCAGCGTGTTTGTGCCGAGAAGCCTTCCGATAAGGAATTCCAGCGAAAAATAGTATACCCTCTTTACATTCTGGTCGTGGTACCTCTGCTGTGTAAGTATCCAGCGCTCAACTATCCTGTCCCTTACCGCCAGAGAAAGCGCGAGATAATCATCATGCATAGTAGCGGTGTACTTATCTTTTGCCAGCGTATATTCACGATTGGCCACAAAGGATAACTTCACTCCATCGCTCGTCATATCCTTATATAGCTTATTTTCTTCGATTATCTTTGCATTCGTCTTACTCTTTCTCATATACTTCCTTATGATTTTTGTGAAAGATAGGCCATAGTCGCATGACGGATAGAATCGCTTCCGAATTTTTTTGTTATCTTGTCGATAGCTATGTGGACGCTCTCCTGTCTCTCGTCGTCCTTTTCACTGAAAAGCGTCTTATCGCTTCCATAAGTCATATTTGACGCCCTGACACCGACAAGCCTCAAGCGCTTACCGGACCTATCGAAATTATTATATAAGGCTTTTATCTCTTTGTAAAGAGTATCGGCAAAATTAGTAGCTTGCGCTAATGTTAAGGACCGGGTGTAAGTCTTAAAACCTTCCAGCCTTATTTTCATGGTAACTGTCCTGCATTTAACCCTGCTGTCGCGCATACGAGCGGAGACGCTTTCGCATAGCGACATCAAGGCGCCTTCTATTATTTTTTCATTCAATGTATCTTCGCTGAACGTAGTCTCGCTGCTTATCGACTTGGCAATGGACTCCGGCTCGACATCCCTCTCATCGATTCCATTCGCAAGCTCCCAGTAATATAAGCCGTTCCTGCCGAATCGACGCTCGAGCTCTTCGGGATCACTATCCGCAAGCTCGCCTATAGTCTTTATCCCTATTTTATTGAGTACCTCCTCGGTTTTGCCGCCAAGGCCCCAGATACGTCGTATGTCAAGCGGCCGAAGAAAGTCCAGAAGGCCCTCTTTGGTAATCTCGA
This window contains:
- a CDS encoding DNA polymerase IV, with the translated sequence MGKRRYIVHVDMDAFFAAVEQRDNPEYRSKPVIVGSDPKSGKGRGVVAACSYEARKFGIHSAMPISTAYRMCPKAIFLPVDMEKYQDLSHQIREIFYSFTPDVEATSIDEAFLDISGSYHLFGLTPLETCLKIKYKIKKETGLTASVGLAPTKMAAKIASDLKKPDGMVEITKEGLLDFLRPLDIRRIWGLGGKTEEVLNKIGIKTIGELADSDPEELERRFGRNGLYYWELANGIDERDVEPESIAKSISSETTFSEDTLNEKIIEGALMSLCESVSARMRDSRVKCRTVTMKIRLEGFKTYTRSLTLAQATNFADTLYKEIKALYNNFDRSGKRLRLVGVRASNMTYGSDKTLFSEKDDERQESVHIAIDKITKKFGSDSIRHATMAYLSQKS